A stretch of Nitrospirota bacterium DNA encodes these proteins:
- a CDS encoding sulfate ABC transporter substrate-binding protein: protein MLPQKIFKFILSSLMMLVLFHPYQVQAATTLLNVSYDPTRELYQEYNAAFVKYWEGKTREKIVINQSHGGSGKQARAVIDGLEADVVTLALAYDIDEISERGQLLPKNWQSRLPHQSSPYTSTIVFLVRKGNPKGIKDWPDLIKPGVGIIPANPKTSGGARWTYLAAYGYALKANNGDDAKARAYISAFYKNVPVLDSGARGATTTFVERGIGDVLVGWENEALLALKELGNQKVEIVVPSISILAQPPVALVDKTVDKHKSRPVAEAYLNYLYSEEGQEIAGKNFYRPVDPKIAGRYAKQYPKLTLFTIDDTFGGWQKAQKLHFSDGGIFDQIYQPASK from the coding sequence ATGTTACCTCAAAAAATATTCAAATTTATCCTGTCTTCTTTGATGATGTTGGTGCTGTTTCATCCCTATCAAGTCCAAGCGGCAACCACGTTGTTAAACGTCTCCTATGATCCGACGAGAGAGTTGTACCAGGAATACAATGCGGCATTTGTAAAGTACTGGGAGGGAAAGACCAGGGAGAAGATTGTGATCAATCAATCGCATGGTGGTTCAGGGAAACAGGCCCGGGCGGTCATTGACGGGCTGGAGGCGGACGTGGTGACGCTGGCATTGGCCTATGATATCGATGAAATCTCGGAAAGAGGACAGTTGCTGCCCAAGAATTGGCAGTCACGCCTTCCTCACCAGAGTTCGCCTTACACCTCGACGATTGTCTTTCTTGTTCGAAAGGGTAACCCGAAGGGGATCAAAGATTGGCCCGATCTGATCAAGCCGGGTGTCGGCATTATCCCGGCCAACCCTAAAACCTCAGGGGGTGCCCGCTGGACTTACCTGGCGGCCTACGGATATGCGTTGAAAGCCAACAATGGGGATGACGCCAAGGCCCGGGCCTATATCAGTGCTTTTTACAAGAATGTTCCTGTCCTTGATTCAGGGGCAAGAGGCGCAACAACCACCTTTGTCGAGCGCGGGATCGGCGATGTTCTGGTCGGCTGGGAAAATGAGGCACTCCTTGCCTTGAAAGAACTGGGCAATCAAAAGGTAGAAATCGTGGTTCCCTCCATCAGTATCCTTGCCCAGCCACCGGTTGCCCTGGTTGACAAAACAGTTGATAAACATAAGAGCCGTCCGGTAGCAGAAGCTTATTTGAACTATCTTTATAGTGAAGAAGGCCAGGAAATCGCCGGAAAAAACTTCTATCGTCCTGTAGATCCCAAAATTGCCGGGCGATATGCGAAGCAGTATCCCAAGTTGACTCTTTTTACGATTGACGATACTTTCGGGGGATGGCAAAAGGCTCAGAAACTTCATTTTTCTGATGGGGGAATTTTCGATCAAATTTATCAACCCGCA